The following are from one region of the Microtus ochrogaster isolate Prairie Vole_2 chromosome 17, MicOch1.0, whole genome shotgun sequence genome:
- the Pbk gene encoding lymphokine-activated killer T-cell-originated protein kinase — translation MEGINDFKTPNKLSEKRKSVLCSTPYVNIPASPFMQKLGFGTGVNVYLMKRSPRGLSHSPWAVKKINPICNDHYRSVYQKRLTDEAKILKNLHHPNIIGYRAFTEASDGSLCLAMEYGGEKSLNDLIEERNKDSGCPFPAAVILKVALHMARGLKYLHQEKKLLHGDIKSSNVVIKGDFETIKICDVGVSLPLDENMTVTDPEACYIGTEPWKPKEALEENGIITDKADVFAFGLTLWEMMTLCIPHINLPDDDDDEDTTFDESDFDDEAYYAALGTRPSINMEELDESYQKVIELFSVCTNEDPKDRPSAAHIVDALELEVQ, via the exons ATGGAAGGAATTAATGATTTCAAGACACCAAACAAATTGTCTGAAAAAAGGAAATCTG TATTATGTTCGACTCCATATGTAAATATCCCTGCCTCTCCATTCATGCAGAAGCTCGGCTTCGGGACTGGTGTCAACGTTTACCTAATGAAAAG ATCTCCAAGAGGATTGTCTCATTCTCCTTGGGCTGTGAAAAAGATCAATCCTATTTGTAATGATCATTACCGAAGTGTGTATCAGAAGAGACTGACTGATGAAGctaagattttaaaaaaccttCATCATCCAAACATCATAG GGTATCGTGCCTTTACTGAAGCCAGTGATGGCAGTCTGTGCCTCGCTATGGAGTATGGAGGTGAGAAGTCTCTGAACGACTTAATAGAAGAGCGCAACAAAGACAGCGGGTGCCCCTTTCCAGCCGCTGTCATTCTCAAAGTTGCTCTGCACATGGCAAGAGGGCTAAAG TATCTGCATCAAGAAAAGAAGCTGCTTCATGGAGACATAAAGTCTTCAAATGTTGTAATTAAAGGTGATTTTGAAACAATTAAAATCTGTGATGTAGGAGTCTCTCTGCCATTGGATGAAAATATGACTG tgaCTGATCCTGAGGCCTGTTATATTGGTACTGAACCATGGAAACCCAAAGAAGCGTTGGAGGAAAATGGCATTATTACTGACAAAGCAGATGTGTTTGCTTTTGGCCTTACTCTGTGGGAAATGATGACTTTATGTATTCCACACATCAATCTtccagatgatgatgatgatgaag ATACAACCTTTGATGAGAGTGATTTCGATGATGAAGCTTACTATGCTGCTCTGGGGACCAGGCCATCCATCAACATGGAGGAGCTGGATGAATCCTACCAGAAAGTCATTGAACTCTTCTCTGTGTGCACTAATGAGGATCCTAAAGATCGTCCTTCTGCTGCACACATCGTTGATGCCTTGGAACTAGAAGTCCAGTGA
- the Esco2 gene encoding N-acetyltransferase ESCO2, whose amino-acid sequence MMAAFTPRKRKRQNADNGDSLLTDTSSNKLDLSFSESHTCQSSDQKEEKSCSSQGCFTPSPLKVAENNRFPFANYSSLFKSVVSTASFYNKNKQYLNPLERKLIRESRSICPATKNADKPSVIEKMQRKPTRTKKSKKPQKSLTAKYQPNFKHIKSISRNPKSSKPVVDKENSCFPTGNHPHTPPRVLSQKIKPQVTLQGGAAFFVRKRNSLKKSSLEDKPLQKIEPEVTEDAVPEAKGVTKSLLAEEKLNVELLGARSKNEEKLRKNSSGAAVSSKECKLDKHGFPSGNSLGENKTISPESVIYPIFSVSSMNMKRSPPEEQSSMESTACTNFLKQTIAQKNMNSRDTNKGGKDQLIIDAGQKHFGMTICKSCGMIYTASNPEDEMQHLQHHHRFLEGIKYVGWKRERVVAQFWDGKIVLVLPHDPSYAIKKVEDVQELVDLELGFHQVVPMCPNKTKTFLFIDEKKVVGCLIAEPIKQAFRVLSEPSTSKECSRAWQCSDVPEPAICGISRIWVFRLKRRKRIARRLVDTVRNCFMFGCFLSINEIAFSDPTPDGKLFATKYCNTPNFLVYNFNS is encoded by the exons ATGATGGCAGCTTTTACTCCAAGGAAGAGAAAACGACAGAATGCTGATAATGGTGATAG cctATTAACAGATACTTCGTCAAACAAATTAGATTTAAGCTTTTCTGAAAGCCATACTTGCCAAAGCAGtgatcaaaaggaagaaaagtcttGCTCCTCCCAAGGCTGTTTCACTCCAAGTCCTCTCAAGGTAGCAGAAAACAATAGGTTTCCATTCGCAAACTACAGTTCACTATTTAAATCTGTTGTGTCTACTGCATCtttctacaataaaaataagcaataccTCAATCCACTTGAGAGGAAGCTGATAAGAGAGAGTAGATCTATTTGTCCAGCAACTAAAAATGCAGATAAACCCAGTGTGAtagagaaaatgcagagaaaaccAACCCGtaccaagaaaagcaaaaaaccacaGAAGAGTTTAACTGCTAAGTATCAACCGAATTTTAAGCACATCAAGTCTATATCAAGAAACCCTAAAAGTTCGAAGCCAGTTGTGGATAAAGAGAACAGCTGTTTTCCCACAGGAAATCATCCACATACTCCTCCTCGGGTGCTAAGccagaaaataaaaccacaagtCACACTCCAGGGGGGAGCAGCATTTTTTGTTAGAAAAAGAAACTCTCTTAAGAAATCATCCCTGGAAGATAAGCCTTTACAGAAAATTGAACCAGAAGTGACCGAAGACGCTGTCCCAGAGGCAAAGGGAGTAACAAAGTCCTTGTTAGCGGAAGAGAAATTGAATGTTGAGCTACTGGGAGCAAgaagtaaaaatgaagagaaactaaGAAAG AATTCCTCAGGTGCTGCAGTTTCTTCAAAAGAATGTAAACTTGATAAACATGGTTTTCCTTCAGGGAATTCACTCGGTGAGAACAAGACAA TTTCTCCTGAGTCTGTCATCTATCCCATCTTCAGTGTTTCTTCAATGAATATGAAAAG GTCTCCACCTGAAGAACAGTCTTCTATGGAATCTACTGCATGTACTAACTTCTTGAAACAGACAATTGCGCAGAAAAATATGAATTCCAGAGATACaaataaaggaggaaaagacCAGCTCATCATT GACGCGGGTCAGAAACATTTTGGGATGACGATATGTAAGTCTTGCGGCATGATCTATACTGCTTCCAACCCTGAAGACGAAATGCAGCATCTCCAGCATCACCACAGGTTTCTGGAGGGAATTAAATATGTG GGCTGGAAAAGAGAGCGGGTAGTAGCACAGTTTTGGGATGGGAAGATTGTGTTGGTTCTGCCACATGATCCAAGTTATGCCATCAAAAAG GTAGAAGATGTCCAAGAACTTGTGGATCTGGAATTGGGCTTCCATCAGGTTGTTCCCATGTgtccaaataaaaccaaaactttCCTCTTTATTGATGAAAAGAAAGTAGTGGGCTGTTTAATAGCAGAGCCCATCAAACAG GCTTTTCGTGTCCTATCAGAACCAAGTACCAGTAAAGAATGTTCTAGAGCTTGGCAGTGTTCGGATGTACCAGAACCTGCAATCTGTGGAATAAGTAGAATCTGggtcttcagactgaaaagaagaaagcGCATTGCAAGACGACTGGTAGACACAGTCAG gaaTTGCTTCATGTTCGGCTGTTTTCTGAGCATTAATGAAATTGCATTTTCTGACCCAACACCAGATGGCAAATTATTTGCTACTAAGTACTGCAACACCCCTAATTTccttgtatataattttaatagctAA